TTCGACGCGCCCCGGGAGTCACTCGCCCGGGTCGCCGTCAAGAACCACGAGAACGGCGTCGACAACCCGAACGCACAGTTCCAGAAGGAGATTACCGTCGAGAAGGCCCTGGAGTCGCCGATCATCGCCGATCCGCTCCGACTGTACGACTTCTGTCCCATCACGGACGGGAGCGCGGCGATGATGTTCACGACGGAAGAACGGGCCGCGGAGATCGCCGACGAGTACGCGGTCGTCTCCGGGATCGGCGGGGCGACCGACACCCACGTCGTCCACGAACGCGACGATCCGACGATCATGGGCGGGGTCGTCGAGTCCAGCGAGGAGGCCTACGAGATGGCCGACCTCGGCCCCGACGACCTCGACGTGGCCGAACTCCACGACATGTTCACCATCCTGGAGTTCCTCCAGCTGGAGGGGATCGGCGTCGCCGACCAGGGGACCGCCTGGGAGATGGCCATGGACGGCTCGACGGCGAAAGACGGCGAGTTGCCGATCAACACCTCCGGCGGACTCAAGTCCAAGGGGCACCCGCTGGGTGCCAGCGGCGTCGCACAGGGCGTCGAGATCTACGAACAGCTTGTCGGTGAGGCCGGTCCGCGCCAGGTCGACGCGGAAACCGGGTTGGCCTGTAACGTCGGCGGCTTCGGGAACTGTGTCATCACCACCATCATGGAGGCCGCAGAATGAGCCTGGAAGCCGGTATCTGTCCGAACGGTCACGTGTCGTATCCGACCCACCCGCGCTGTCCCGACTGTGGCGAACCGCAGGACGACAGCCTCGACCTCTCGGACCGGACCGCCGAGGTCGTCACCTGGACGAAATCGACGGCGACACCGCCGGGCGTCCGGGAGCCGAACACGCTTGCGTTCGTCGAGTTCGACATCTCCGATCTGGACACCGACGATGAGTTCGTCCGCGCGCTCGGGCAGGTCACCACCGACGAGGTCGAGACCGGCGACACCGTCGAGCCGGTCTACGTCGAAGAGTTGCGCGACCCCGAGGTCGGCCTCAAGAGTCCGAACCCCGAGAGCCAACCCTGGGACGGCTACCGCTGGGACCCGGTCTGATCGGTTCGGTCACGGTCTCCCGGTGCTGCCCGCTTCGAGTTGCTCCATCCCGTCGGCGACGCTGCGAGGGCCACGGTCACAGACGTGTGGGTACACTGCGGTCAGTTCGTCGTCCTCGTAGAGAGCCAGACAGACGATCGGGAGCGCAGTCACGGCATCGTCGACCCCAGTGTACCAGTTGTGGCGGTCGTGGCTGTCGAAAGCAGGGGCCAGCGAGACGCCGTGGTCGTCTGCCCACGCTTGGAGGTCCGCCACGGTAGGGAGCGCCGGATCACCGTCGATAGCCTGTCGGACCCAGTCGGTTACCGAGAAGTCCTCGAGTACGCCGGCCGTACGAAGCGACTGCAACCGAGCCAGAACGGTTTCCTGGCGCTTTCAGTGGCCGCCGGAGCGGGCGAGCGGACGTACACCGCTGCCCGACGAGTTTGTGCCATGGTATCGTACACCGAGTTCCGAGTGTCTTACGACAGGTGATACGATAGCCGTATCGGTGTACGCTCCAGGCATGATCAGTCGGCCGTCGGGACGGTTCTCGTGTTCGGCCGCCTGGTCTCAGTGTGGGCAGTGAGGTCGGTGAGACAGTCATCGACCGAGATCGGACCGTCGTCGCCGGCCACGGGCGCGACCTGTCGGAGGTCGCCGTCCTCGTAGACCGCGACACACATCACCGGCATGACCAGTTCCTCGCGTTTCCGTCCGGTCTGCATGCTGTAACACGTCCGGGTGTCGAAAAACGGCGCGAGCCGGACGCCTTCCTCGCGCGCCCACGCCGCGAACTCGTTGTAGCGGTCACGTTCGAGCCGGTCCCCACAGTCCTCGACGGGAACGCGTTTCTCCCAGAGAGTCGTGTTCGTCTCGTCGACGGCGTCGGTCCGTGCCAACGCTTCGAGCGCTGTCTCGATCGCCGTCCGACGCTCGCGGGACGGTGTCGGCAGAGAAGCTCTGACGAACAGTTCGACACGCCGTGTTGGAGGACACTCTGTTTCCGGCATCGATACCTGTACGTCGCGCCCCCATCATAATAAAACATTATGTTTTTTGTATTATACTATCGCGCCCGACCGAAAATCGGCTTTACGAACCCGCTTCGTCGTCCTCGTCGTCGGTTCCGTCGGTAGATTCGCCACGGCCAGGGTCGTCGAGATCGTCGAGGTCGTCCTTGATCGAGCGCAGTTCCGCATCGACGTCGACGGCGACGTCGTCCGTCTCGTCGTCCGCAGGAACGCCACCGTTCGTCTCCGGGGCCTCCTCGTCGAGGCGTTCTTCGAGGTCCGAACGGAGTTGACGGGCCTCCTCCAGTAGTTCGCGCGCGTCCTCGTCCTCGGGTCGACCCTCGACGGCGCTCTGGATGTCGGTGAGCGCCTCGTCGAGACGCGAGAGCGTCGCCTTGCTCAGTTTCGTCGCCCGGTCTTTCACCTCGGTAGACGCCGACCCCGTCGAGGTGGGTCGCCCCTCGGCCATCCGAAGGGCGCGACGGAGGAGTTTCAGCGCCTGGATGTTCGTCTTCAGGATGAGGATCGCGGCCGGAATAGTCACGTCACTCGTGAACCGCAGCAGTTCCTCCGGCGTCGGCGGTCGCGGGACACCGCTCTCCGTGGTCGGTTCGACCTCCGTCTCGAGTTCCCGGAGCGTCGAAACGAGGTCGGTCAACAGGGCGGTAATGTCCTCGTCCGGACTGGTACTCATGTGTCGCCCTAACAGGGTCGAATACAAAAGTTCGCCTGTCGGTACTCGGGGAACATACTAGGTGTACCAAAACCCTTATGTCTTTAGGGTTGCCTAATCCCGGTAATGGCACCACAGACGGACGACGTCGTATCCGATGACGACGAGGCGGAGAACCCGCTGGTGACAGCCCTGGACTGCGGGCAAGAGCGCACAGTGTTCACCGAAGACGGAAACACCGACGGCTGGATCGCGACGGACCTCACCGTCGACCTCCGGCAATAGCGCTCCTCGTTTCTCCCTGGCTCCCGAAAACCCGGTCAGTGGATACCGAACCGTCCGCCGGATCGCGCTTACTGGACCAGCGTGTCGTCTTCGAGGTAGTGTTCGATGTGGTGTGCGTCTTCCTCGGTCTGGACGATGATCTCCCGGAGGATCTGTGCGGTCGCGTGGTCGCCGAGGTTTTCGGCCAGTTCGATGTGGTCCCGCAGCGACTCGATCACGTCACCGAACAGCTCCAGATCGTTCTTCAGGGATGTCCGGATGTCGTAGACGTCCTCGCCCTCGGGTTCGACGGTCGCGTGTTCCTCCTGGGCCTTGCCGCCGGCGATCGGCGTTCCGCCGAGAGCCTGGGCGCGTTCCGCGAGTTCGTCCGCTGCCTCTTCGGCGTGGCCTGCCGCATCGCCCAGGAACAGATGGAGGTCGCGGAACTCGGCACCCTCGACGTTCCAGTGGTGTTTCTTGAGCTGGTGGTACAGCGTGTACGTGTCCGCGAGGTCCTGGTTGAGCGCGGTGATGATCTGCTCGGACTTCTCCTTGTCGAGCCGGAGTTCGTTCTCTTCGACAGCACCGAACTCTCGACGGACGTGTTCTTGTGTCGCCATATTCGATTCGAAGTACGACCGGCAACCACTTAAACGTTTGCGAACGAGAAAAATAGATTTTGCGTATCGGTAATAATACTTTCCAGTAATGAGTCGTACGGCCCACTCACGACGGCCGAGCGACGATCAACGGAACGGCGTCGGGGTCGATGTCTTCGAACGTGACGCGGTCGTCTCTCAGAGTCTGTTCCTGGTGGACGGCTGCGACCGCGCCGAGAACGTCCTCCTCCAGGTCGAGATGCTCCCCGTACTCCTCCCAGACGCCCGGATGGACCGCGACGATGTAAACTGAGTCCGACTGTGCGAGCACCGGCGCGTCGAATCGCTTTCGCCACTCGTAGACCAACTCGTCGACACCGGGTGAGTCCCGCATCGTCTGTTGGTGTGCTTCGAGCGCGTCACGGAGGGTCGGTTCGGGAACGTCTGATTCGTTCGCCACGCTCCGGATGACCGCGAGGTGGAACGGTTCCAGCAGGTCTTCGTCCGTCATAGCTGTCCGTACGCATAGCGTCCTCAAAAGGTCCCCGTCGTCGACGAGACCGACGCTTACGGACACGAGACGTACCGAATTTACCAGTATAGTTCCCAACGCGTGGGACACCTCGGCAGTTATTTCCACGAGGCACCGGTACCCCCACCCAGAGGAATGGGACGACTATCGACGCTGTTTGCGCCGGAACGAGTCGCCGTGATTGGCGCCACAGACTCGGAAGGGTCGGTGGGCCGTGCGATCACGTCGAACCTGCTCGAATCGTTCGACGGCGAGGTCATCGCGGTCAACCCCTACAAGGAGTCCGCTCTGGGGTTGCACTGCTACGACGAGGTCACGTCGGTCGAGTCGCCCGAGACCGTCGACGTCGCCGTCGTCGTCGTACCGCCGGATGTCGCCGTCGATGCCATCGAAACCGCCGGTGGGGCCGGCATCGAGAACGTGGTCGTCATCACCGCAGGGTTCGGAGAGACCGGCAGCGAGGGGGCCGCTCGCGAGCGGGAACTCAGAGCGGTTGCCGAGAAGTACGATCTCAACCTCGTCGGCCCCAATAGTCTGGGCGTGATGTCGACGCCCGTCGGCCTGAACGCGACGTTCGGCAACGAGATGGCCACCGAAGGTGACATCTCCTTCATGAGCCAGTCGGGGGCCTTCGTCACTGCCGTCCTGGACTGGGCCGCAGAACGTGACGTGGGGTTCAAGGACATCGTCTCGCTGGGGAACAAGGCGATCCTCGACGAGGGCGATTTCATCGCCGAGTGGGGTGAGGACCCCGAGACCGACGTGATCCTGGGCTATCTCGAAGACATCAGCGACGGGACGGAGTTCATCGAGACGGCCCGCGAGGTGACACAGGACACGCCGATCGTGCTCGTCAAGTCCGGCCGGACCGACGCCGGGGCGACCGCCGCCGCCTCACACACCGGGGCGATGGCCGGCTCCGAGCGCGCCTACGAGGCCGGTCTCGAACAGGCCGGCACGGTGCGTGTCGAATCCGTCCAGCAACTGTTCGACTACGCGCAGATCCTCTCGGGCCAGCCGCTCCCGGAGGGCGACGAGATCGCGATCGTCACGAACGCCGGCGGCCCGGGCGTGATGACGACCGACGCCGTCGGCGATTCGGAGCTCTCGCTGGCGGAGTTCGAGGACGCCACCCTGGACCGCCTAGGCGAGGTGCTGCCCGACGAGGCCAACATCTACAACCCCGTCGACATCATCGGCGACGCTCCCGCAGAGCGCTTCGAGATCGCGCTGGAGACGGTGCTTGCCGACGACAACGTCTCGATGGCCGTCGTCGTCGCCTGTCCGACCGCGGTGTTGTCGTTCGAGGAACTGGCGAGCGTTGTCGTCGAGCAACAACAGGAGTCCGGCGTCCCCATCGCGACGACGCTGATGGGCGGGAAATCCGTCGGCGCGGGGCAAGACGTACTGAGCGAGGCCGGCATCCCGAACTACTTCGACCCTGCGCGGGCCGTCGACAGCCTCGACGTCCTCCGGGAGTACCGCGGAATCCAGGCCCGGGAGTTCGAGGAGCCGGCGGCCTTCGACGTGGACCGCGAGCGCGCACGCGAGATACTCGAATCCGCC
Above is a window of Haloarcula halophila DNA encoding:
- a CDS encoding Zn-ribbon domain-containing OB-fold protein, with protein sequence MSLEAGICPNGHVSYPTHPRCPDCGEPQDDSLDLSDRTAEVVTWTKSTATPPGVREPNTLAFVEFDISDLDTDDEFVRALGQVTTDEVETGDTVEPVYVEELRDPEVGLKSPNPESQPWDGYRWDPV
- the acs gene encoding acetate--CoA ligase alpha subunit, producing the protein MGRLSTLFAPERVAVIGATDSEGSVGRAITSNLLESFDGEVIAVNPYKESALGLHCYDEVTSVESPETVDVAVVVVPPDVAVDAIETAGGAGIENVVVITAGFGETGSEGAARERELRAVAEKYDLNLVGPNSLGVMSTPVGLNATFGNEMATEGDISFMSQSGAFVTAVLDWAAERDVGFKDIVSLGNKAILDEGDFIAEWGEDPETDVILGYLEDISDGTEFIETAREVTQDTPIVLVKSGRTDAGATAAASHTGAMAGSERAYEAGLEQAGTVRVESVQQLFDYAQILSGQPLPEGDEIAIVTNAGGPGVMTTDAVGDSELSLAEFEDATLDRLGEVLPDEANIYNPVDIIGDAPAERFEIALETVLADDNVSMAVVVACPTAVLSFEELASVVVEQQQESGVPIATTLMGGKSVGAGQDVLSEAGIPNYFDPARAVDSLDVLREYRGIQAREFEEPAAFDVDRERAREILESATRRNTNRLGVEAMDLLDAYGIPTPQGDVVTTPSEAQAIADEIGDDVVMKIVSPDILHKSDIGGVEVGVSPENVRDTFEDLVVRARNYQRDATVLGVQVQEMVDLDSGTETILGMNRDPQFGPLLLFGLGGIFVEVLEDNTVRVAPVSEPEAREMLDDIESAPLLRGARGREPVDEDALVETVQRLSQLVTDFPAIVELDINPLVATPDGVQAVDLRLTIDQDEL
- a CDS encoding thiolase C-terminal domain-containing protein: MGVAVIGASMTKFGQRDAWLQELLTQAGEECLDDAGVTPDEVEHLYVSNMASGEFEGKTGVMNALAHDLGLLPAYSERVDQTSSSGGAGIYEAWQSVASGASEMTLLVGGEKMTHKTTGEATDIIASITHPDEYKHGITLPSFAGLTARHYLERFDAPRESLARVAVKNHENGVDNPNAQFQKEITVEKALESPIIADPLRLYDFCPITDGSAAMMFTTEERAAEIADEYAVVSGIGGATDTHVVHERDDPTIMGGVVESSEEAYEMADLGPDDLDVAELHDMFTILEFLQLEGIGVADQGTAWEMAMDGSTAKDGELPINTSGGLKSKGHPLGASGVAQGVEIYEQLVGEAGPRQVDAETGLACNVGGFGNCVITTIMEAAE
- a CDS encoding HTH domain-containing protein; protein product: MPETECPPTRRVELFVRASLPTPSRERRTAIETALEALARTDAVDETNTTLWEKRVPVEDCGDRLERDRYNEFAAWAREEGVRLAPFFDTRTCYSMQTGRKREELVMPVMCVAVYEDGDLRQVAPVAGDDGPISVDDCLTDLTAHTETRRPNTRTVPTAD
- the dpsA gene encoding DNA starvation/stationary phase protection protein DpsA, which translates into the protein MATQEHVRREFGAVEENELRLDKEKSEQIITALNQDLADTYTLYHQLKKHHWNVEGAEFRDLHLFLGDAAGHAEEAADELAERAQALGGTPIAGGKAQEEHATVEPEGEDVYDIRTSLKNDLELFGDVIESLRDHIELAENLGDHATAQILREIIVQTEEDAHHIEHYLEDDTLVQ
- a CDS encoding DUF7547 family protein; amino-acid sequence: MSTSPDEDITALLTDLVSTLRELETEVEPTTESGVPRPPTPEELLRFTSDVTIPAAILILKTNIQALKLLRRALRMAEGRPTSTGSASTEVKDRATKLSKATLSRLDEALTDIQSAVEGRPEDEDARELLEEARQLRSDLEERLDEEAPETNGGVPADDETDDVAVDVDAELRSIKDDLDDLDDPGRGESTDGTDDEDDEAGS